In Oryzias latipes chromosome 15, ASM223467v1, the following proteins share a genomic window:
- the LOC101167818 gene encoding carbohydrate sulfotransferase 15 encodes MPTSDYKYGSNTQTDHFNSLQSLSLAVIYGRRSARTFLDFRHKNAPNRLDVKCAPLLFVTNLRRFSKAKVVSFFLGLTLTFLIMTSYTLMLEKKRLPLISAPFRPNLPVIPTSTSTGEVSTEENLMSKELLVKIISSIQKHKPRRVPDKKEVTETDSNLFSVIPPQFLPNIKSPCWYEEVSGEVRADPYKKNRFCLRSKSFRNTCDRLGASFHQHLSHKDGKQFRLRCLPYFYIIGQPKCGTTDLFHRLLMHPEVKFNSIKEPHWWTRKRFGYIRFKDGFQERFPLQDYLDLFDLASHNIQEEVSGNSSVNQQAIHIITGEASASTMWDNQAWSYLHGAEHETEPYLLVQDFIHTVQPDAKIIIMLRDPVERLYSDYLYFILANKSVEDFHHRVKESIQLFQVCLSERSLRSCVYNTSLYNIMPVRLHLGLYFLFVLDWLSVFRRDQILVLRLEDYANNFKETIKKVFNFLKVGPLSLHLEAALTKRPMSNTRRAQDRNLGPMLPATRSLLCKFHQPFNYELARLLNSKAFLWKGS; translated from the exons ATGCCAACATCAGATTACAAATATGGGAGCAACACACAAACCGACCATTTTAACAGCTTGCAGAGTTTGTCCCTGGCTGTAATTTACGGGAGAAGATCAGCCAGGACGTTTTTAGACTTCAGGCATAAAAATGCCCCCAATAGACTGGATGTCAAGTGTGCTCCCTTGTTGTTTGTGACTAACTTAAGGCGCTTCTCAAAAGCAAAAGTAGTCAGCTTCTTCCTTGGCTTGACGCTGACGTTTCTCATCATGACTTCGTACACACTGATGCTGGAAAAGAAAAGACTTCCGCTCATCTCCGCTCCCTTTCGGCCCAATCTTCCAGTCATTCCAACAAGCACATCCACAGGGGAAGTGTCTACTGAAGAGAACTTAATGAGCAAAGAACTGCTGGTGAAGATCATCAGCTCcattcagaaacacaaaccacgGAGGGTGCCGGATAAAAAGGAAGTCACTGAGACAGATTCCAAT CTCTTTTCGGTAATTCCTCCGCAATTTTTGCCGAACATCAAGAGCCCGTGCTGGTATGAAGAAGTGTCAGGTGAAGTCAGAGCAGATCCTTATAAGAAGAATCGCTTTTGCCTGCGCTCAAAAAGCTTTAGGAACACGTGTGACCGGCTTGGAGCCAGTTTTCATCAACATCTAAGCCACAAAGACGGAAAACAGTTTCGCCTTCGCTGTTTGCcgtatttttatattattggCCAACCAAAGTGCGGCACAACTGACTTGTTCCACAGACTGCTGATGCACCCAGAGGTCAAATTTAACTCCATAAAGGAGCCACACTGGTGGACCAGGAAACGATTTG GTTATATCCGCTTCAAAGACGGTTTCCAGGAGCGTTTTCCTCTGCAAGATTATCTGGATCTGTTTGACTTGGCATCCCACAATATCCAAGAAGAAGTCAGTGGAAATTCCTCTGTTAACCAACAAGCAATTCATATTATAACAG GTGAGGCTAGTGCCTCCACAATGTGGGACAACCAAGCTTGGAGTTATCTCCATGGTGCTGAACATGAAACAGAGCCGTACCTCCTGGTCCAGGATTTCATCCACACTGTCCAGCCAGATGCCAAAATCATTATTATGCTGAGAGATCCAGTGGAGAG GCTTTACTCTGACTACTTATACTTTATTTTGGCAAACAAGTCAGTGGAAGACTTCCATCACAGAGTTAAAGAATCCATCCAGCTGTTTCAGGTCTGCCTCTCTGAGAGGTCACTACGATCCTGTGTCTACAACACCAGCCTTTACAACATCATGCCG GTCAGACTACATCTAGGGCTGTACTTTCTTTTTGTACTGGACTGGCTGTCAGTTTTCCGCAGAGATCAGATTCTAGTTCTACGGTTAGAAGACTATGCAAACAACTTCAAAGAAACAATTAAGAAAGTATTTAACTTTCTAAAAGTTG GACCCCTCTCTCTACACCTGGAAGCAGCTCTGACCAAACGGCCCATGTCTAACACACGACGGGCTCAAGACAGAAATCTCGGTCCAATGCTTCCAGCCACCAGAAGCCTCCTCTGCAAATTTCACCAACCCTTCAACTATGAACTGGCCAGACTGTTAAACAGCAAAGCCTTTCTATGGAAAGGTAGCTGA